One Archangium violaceum genomic window, GCGTGGCGGGGCCGAGGCCGCAGGAGGTGCTGGGGCGCGTGTTGCGCATCCAGGGGTTGAGTGTGAGAGGGGCCCGGCTCACGTCCAGAGGACTGGAGGTGGAGGTGCGTCCGCGCCAGCGCAAGCCGCGCTGTGGGGTGTGCGGCCGTCCCGCGCCCGGCTACGATACGAAGCCTGGGCGCCTGTGGCGGCACCTGGCGCTGGGACAAACCATCTTCTGGCTGCATTACGCCCCGCGCCGAGTGCACTGCCGCGAGCATGGGGTGAGAGTGGAGCGGGTGCCCTGGGCGGCGCACGACTCGAGCTTCACGCACGCCTTCGAGGAGTTGGTGGCCTGGCAGGCGCAACGCCTGGACAAGTCCTCCATCTGCCGAATGCTGGGAATCAACTGGCGCACGGTGGGCACCATCATCGAGAGGCTGGTGGAGGAGCGCCTGTCGCCCAACCGCCTGGAGGGGCTGCAAGTCATTGGCGTGGACTGTTACCGCGCAGCTTAGATGGGGGAGAGCGGCCCGGAATCGGAC contains:
- a CDS encoding helix-turn-helix domain-containing protein, producing MAGPRPQEVLGRVLRIQGLSVRGARLTSRGLEVEVRPRQRKPRCGVCGRPAPGYDTKPGRLWRHLALGQTIFWLHYAPRRVHCREHGVRVERVPWAAHDSSFTHAFEELVAWQAQRLDKSSICRMLGINWRTVGTIIERLVEERLSPNRLEGLQVIGVDCYRAA